The genomic window CTGAGGACAATTTATCTTCTTCCCTCACTTCATAATTTTTGAATCTAGGTTTTTTGTGAATTATGCCTTTACGGTTTGGGACCCAGCCAAGGAGGTTTCCAGTTGAAGGAGGAGATTCTTCGATTGGACTGGAGACTGGAGTGAGCGCCAGTGCTGCCTGTAACGGGAAAGAGATGTCACCAACTAGGTACAGTCTTTGATTTCTGGCAGCTTGCATGTATGAAACGTGTACTAGATACCATCAAAGCAAGCTTTAGTTTACTGATAGCTAATATACATAATGGTATCAGGAAAAAAGCCCTAGTACATGGTTA from Sorex araneus isolate mSorAra2 chromosome 4, mSorAra2.pri, whole genome shotgun sequence includes these protein-coding regions:
- the FAM229B gene encoding protein FAM229B, coding for MPLRFGTQPRRFPVEGGDSSIGLETGVSASAACNGKEMSPTRQLRRCPGSHCLTITDVPITVYATMRKPPAQSSKEMHPK